One window of Cryptobacterium curtum DSM 15641 genomic DNA carries:
- a CDS encoding coproporphyrinogen III oxidase family protein, producing MLAERLLTRIVKGMANCQLALKPTDESMMPPAETGRTYMLYMHVPFCEVLCPYCSFNRYPFRPEIAGPYFASMRKEMLMLKGLGYDFESIYVGGGTPTVMIDELCETLDVARDNFHIKEVACETNPNHLTRPYLEKLQHRVQRLSVGVQSFDDTLLKQMDRYRKYGSGQEILERIEEAHGYIDSLNVDMIFNFPSQTEEGLFADLEKIALCGARQVTFSPLYASNGTVAKMASKFGQLDYDREERFYHIIDGVLAGGEQPLFDRTTLWTFTRTDKNGAINDPDHIDEYQTCYEDYPAIGSGSITHLNGALYVNTFSISDYNAAIEAGHMSIMGKTELSRRDLMRYRFLLDLYKLRLDKRRFKADFGCSVEAGLPMEMAFMRLMGAFATDTSDELTLTPTGRYLVVVIYRQFLSGMNNLREQAREALSGDEKILLFGDEEFSGA from the coding sequence ATGCTCGCTGAGCGCCTGTTGACGAGAATTGTAAAGGGCATGGCAAATTGCCAGCTCGCCCTTAAACCCACCGATGAAAGTATGATGCCTCCTGCAGAGACGGGTCGCACGTATATGCTGTACATGCACGTGCCATTTTGCGAGGTGCTGTGTCCCTACTGCAGCTTCAATCGCTATCCCTTCCGCCCCGAAATCGCTGGGCCTTACTTCGCTAGCATGCGCAAAGAAATGCTCATGCTCAAAGGCCTTGGGTACGACTTTGAGAGCATTTATGTGGGCGGTGGCACTCCCACGGTTATGATTGACGAGCTGTGCGAAACACTTGATGTAGCGCGCGATAACTTTCATATCAAAGAAGTTGCTTGCGAAACGAACCCCAACCACTTAACGCGCCCCTATCTTGAAAAACTGCAACATCGTGTCCAGCGTTTATCGGTGGGCGTGCAAAGCTTTGACGATACGTTGCTCAAGCAGATGGATCGCTACCGCAAGTATGGCAGTGGTCAGGAAATTCTCGAACGTATCGAAGAAGCCCACGGCTATATCGATTCGCTCAACGTGGACATGATTTTCAACTTCCCCTCGCAAACCGAAGAAGGGCTTTTCGCCGACCTAGAGAAAATCGCACTCTGCGGAGCGCGTCAGGTAACGTTTTCGCCGCTGTACGCTTCAAATGGCACGGTCGCAAAGATGGCTAGTAAATTCGGCCAGCTCGACTATGACCGCGAAGAGCGCTTCTATCACATTATTGACGGCGTGCTGGCAGGTGGCGAACAGCCCTTGTTCGATCGTACGACACTCTGGACCTTCACGCGCACCGATAAAAATGGTGCTATTAACGACCCTGATCATATTGATGAATATCAAACGTGCTATGAGGACTATCCTGCCATAGGAAGTGGGTCGATCACCCATCTTAATGGGGCACTCTACGTTAACACCTTTAGCATTTCAGACTACAACGCTGCTATAGAAGCTGGCCACATGTCCATTATGGGAAAAACTGAACTGAGCCGACGGGACTTGATGCGGTATCGCTTCCTGTTGGATCTGTATAAGCTCCGTCTTGATAAACGCCGCTTCAAAGCTGATTTTGGCTGCAGTGTTGAAGCAGGTCTTCCAATGGAAATGGCATTTATGCGCCTGATGGGAGCATTCGCAACGGACACAAGTGATGAACTCACTCTGACTCCTACCGGCCGC